From the genome of Oryza glaberrima chromosome 1, OglaRS2, whole genome shotgun sequence:
ATGGCCCACTTACGTTCGGCCCATTATTGTCACTTCCAGGAAGTTGATTTGGGCTGGTTTAGGATTAGGCCATGATCCATGTTGAGGCTGAGCTTTCCCACTGGGCCCTTGTTTATTGAACACTTCAAAATGTTCATTTATTATCTCTACTTACAATAATTAGATATTTTAAGAATTTTTCAtgttaatcagagaaaaaaatcaataaatttGGGTTCCACCTTGCTTGGACCTTAACACAACATAGTTTAGTTCCATCTCCTTTTACATTGATTGACAGCGTAATTCATAGCTCTTGAGAGCAAATGTGATGTGGTGAAATTCTATAATTGCATTAAGAGGTAGAGGTGGATAACGAGTCAGTTTGGCTCGTTTGAGTTTGTTATTTTAATGAGTTAGTTTGGTTCGGTTTGTTAAGGTTAACGAGCTAAAAACCTAGCCCATCTGAACTCACGTGTTGGCTCATTAATGTATTTTTACCACctttataattttaaattgactattttaacatatgtaaatttaataataaacaCTAACTAATGAAGAATTCATTAAACATAAATAGTTTAGGTGGAATTAAAAGACTAATCACTAGCTGAGAAAAGCTCTAATTATGTGAAGAAGATACGAGGATCTCTAGTACTAATGAGCTAAACGAGCAGCTCATGAGCTAGCTTGTTAAGAGCTAAATACCTAGCTTGGCTTACTATGAGTTCAGATCTATCAAGACTATGAGTTCGGTTCGATCCGAGCCGAGTTCGCTACGAGCTGATCCGAGTCACGAGGttagagcttttttttttcacccgtaTTAAAAGACAATGAGTGGATTCTTTGATTTAGCTCGTAGTTTTCCATAGCTGAGACTAACAACATACTCCAAGTGGTTTACATGGCGATGAGAGTTAATCATTGCACAATGCTGCAGGGGCTCTTGTCAGATCAAGATGTTTGATCTTGGAcgctagatttattttttatctgcTCCTATAACGGAAAAGATCAGAGAAGAGAAGCATCTTTCAACCAAAACGCCCTGCATTTCCTCCATATCAAACATATCGCGGCGGATGTCCCTGAATCGAAAATAACGTGACGCGATCAGTTTCCTTGTCCTCGCGCGCACGTTCGGCAATACGAGCTCGTAGCAGTCAATGCGAAAGCAAAAGACAAGAAAAATAATCGAACAGCGCATGTGCCCCAATTCAATAGCGGCGTTATGAACAGCCAGATCTCCAGCTCTATCCAGCTTTCAATTCCTCGTCTCCTTTTTTGAGTCCCCCACCCCACCCTCTGCAACTTGCTCTTCCCGCTAAAATACCGTACACTGTTTCACTTGTGTTCACTCCCAAGAAAGCAAGGGGACCGACGACCAACCAAGCCCGCCATTGTCTCGTCgcaatggcgtcgtcgtcgtcccctcGCCGCCTTGGGTTCTTGGCCGCTCTCGTGTtcgccgtctccgtctccgcctCGGTCTCCTCTGTGTCCGGCGGAAGCGGGCCGATCACCACCAATGGCGGGAACTACACCAGGGTGTGCGACCCGGCGAGGTTCTCGGCGGCGGGGCTGGACATGGCCGGGTTCCCGTACTGCGACGCGTCGCTGCCGTACGCGGACCGGGTGCGGGACCTCGTGGGGAGGATGACGCTGGAGGAGAAGGTGGCCAACCTCGGAGACCGAgcgggcggcgcgccgcgcgtgGGGCTGCCCGGGTACCTGTGGTGGGGGGAGGCGCTGCACGGCGTGTCCGACGTCGGCCCCGGCGGGACGTGGTTCGGCGACGCCGTGCCCGGCGCCACCAGCTTCCCGCTCGTCATCAACAGCGCCGCGTCGTTCAACGAGACGCTGTGGCGCGCCATCGGCGGCGTGGTGTCGACGGAGATCAGGGCCATGTACAACCTGGGCCACGCCGAGCTCACGTACTGGAGCCCCAACATCAATGTCGTCCGCGACCCGCGGTGGGGCCGCGCCAGCGAGACCCCCGGCGAGGACCCCTTCGTCGTCGGCCGGTACGCCGTCAACTTCGTCCGCGGAATGCAGGACATcgacggcgccaccaccgccgccgccgccaccgacgcgtTCTCCAGGCCCATCAAGGTGTCCAGCTGCTGCAAGCACTACGCCGCGTACGACGTCGACGCGTGGAACGGCACCGACCGGCTGACGTTCGACGCGCGCGTCCAGGAGCGCGACATGGTGGAGACGTTCGAGCGGCCGTTCGAGATGTGCATCCGGGACGGCGACGCCAGCTGCGTGATGTGCTCCTACAACCGCATCAACGGCGTCCCGGCCTGCGCCGACGCGCGCCTCCTCACGGAGACCGTCCGCCGCGACTGGCAGCTCCACGGCTACATCGTCTCCGACTGCGACTCCGTCCGCGTCATGGTCAGGGACGCCAAGTGGCTCGGCTACACCGGCGtcgaggccaccgccgccgccatgaagGCCGGCCTGGACCTCGACTGCGGCATGTTCTGGGAGGGCGTCCACGACTTCTTCACCACCTACGGCGTCGACGCCGTCCGGCAGGGGAAGCTCAAGGAGTCCGCCGTGGACAACGCGCTGACCAACCTCTACCTCACACTCATGAGGCTCGGCTTCTTCGACGGCATCCCGGAGCTCGAGTccctcggcgccgccgacgtctgCACCGAGGAGCAcaaggagctcgccgccgacgccgccaggCAGGGGATGGTGCTCCTCAAGAACGACGCCGCGCTGCTCCCGTTGTCGCCGGAGAAGGTCAATTCGGTGGCACTGTTCGGGCAGCTGCAACACATCAATGCCACCGACGTCATGCTTGGAGACTACAGAGGTAAGCCTTGCAGGGTGGTTACGCCGTACGACGGCGTACGGAAGGTGGTCAGCTCGACGTCGGTGCACGCATGCGACAAGGGATCGTGCgacacggcggccgcggcggcgaagacggTGGACGcgaccatcgtcgtcgccggcctgaACATGAGCGTGGAGAGGGAGAGCAACGACAGGGAAGACCTCCTCCTGCCGTGGAGCCAGGCCAGCTGGATCAACGCCGTCGCCgaggcctcgccgtcgccgatcgTCCTGGTGATCAtgtccgccggcggcgtcgacgtctCCTTCGCCCAGGACAACCCCAAGATCGGCGCCGTCGTCTGGGCCGGCTACCCCGGCGAGGAAGGCGGCACGGCCATCGCCGACGTGCTCTTCGGAAAATACAATCCAGGTACAGAATCGAGTGTACATGTAGATTAATTCTCTGTTCTTCAATGCATTTTTCTGAAACATTTTTGTTTTGTCAGGAGGAAGATTGCCGCTGACGTGGTACAAGAACGAGTACGTGAGCAAGATCCCGATGACGTCCATGGCGCTGCGGCCGGACGCCGAGCACGGCTACCCCGGCCGGACCTACAAGTtctacggcggcgccgacgttcTCTACCCGTTCGGCCACGGCCTCAGCTACACCAACTTCACCTACgcgtcggccaccgccgccgccccggtcaCGGTTAAGGTCGGCGCGTGGGAGTACTGCAAGCAGCTCACCTACAAGGCCGGGgtgtcctcgccgccggcgtgcccgGCCGTGAACGTGGCCAGCCACGCGTGCCAGGAGGAGGTCAGCTTCGCCGTCACGGTGGCCAACACGGGCGGCAGGGACGGCACCCACGTCGTGCCGGTGtacacggcgccgccggccgaggTGGACGGCGCGCCGCGGAAGCAGCTGGTGGCGTTCCGGCGGGTGCGGGtggccgcgggcgccgccgtcgaggtggCCTTCGCGCTCAACGTGTGCAAGTCGTTCGCGATCGTCGAGGAGACGGCGTACACCGTCGTGCCGTCGGGAGTCAGCAGGGTCCTCGTCGGAGACGACGCTCTGTCGCTGTCCTTCCCTGTTCAGATCGACCTGCAGGCGGCAGCATAGCAGCATAGGTTCTCTGCAATTCTTGGAGTTCGTTGGATTCTTTTGCTGGGAGGGTAAAAGGTAAAACAATCGAAGCAAGTGTAATTAGTTTACACCACGCTATAGATGAAACTTTTACAAAGCACATTGCATCATTGGGAATTAATTGGAACAGGAAttttcatttttagtttttctcaatgtattactGTGATGGCATGTTATTCAGCAAtgttacactttttttttttgaataatggAAATCAATCATTAGCAGTGTTACACTTGTAGCATTAAGAACCAACAGTATCAGTATGCTGTATGAACAAAGGAAGAATTAATAGGACACATGATTGGCCAAAGTTATGTACACTATGTTTTGGAAAAGGAGAATCCAAACATTATCTGACACAAATGACATAAAAACAGGTTAGACACAGATGGCCTGTGATGTGCGGCCATAACTTTCACGCCGCTCACTCACGTGACACTGATCAGCCAGTGGTTTGGCAGCAACCTTGAATGCTGCCAAAGTCTGAGATTCCGCCACAGTTCGGCACCGACGCAACCTTATTCTCTCGTTCGTTTATTATGTGGGCCTTGTCAGTGGGCCTAATTTTGTGAGCCAATGTATCTGACTGTCCGTACTCCTTAGGGTCAAATGCAGAGCGAGAAGTTCGTTTTAGGTCCCTCATATATATGGATCGAGTTTTGATTGCGTcgcccaaccacaaaaccgacTCATCTTTATAAAACCAGTGTAAATACAACCTTGGGCCTACATTTACACATAGGTGCTCATGCCAAAGGAGCACATAGTACTATGTTATCCAAAATATGTCTCAATACCTCCTTGGAACTATATTTACACAGGTTTTAGAAAATGAGGGATGCGTTGCATCTAGTTCCATTGTTGAGAGATCGGATTGAAACTCAACCCTTATATGAGATATGtgaagtggactttttccaatGCAGGACATGCATGTAGGGAAAATATGTAATGCAAACCTAGAAATTACCATTTGATACAAAATTAAACATCTGCACGTTAccatgaataaaacttttactcctaaatttaaatttaatcatGGTATGAGTTTACTCAGGATGACATAGACAAATATCATATGTCAATTTTTTATCAATAATAATTTTCACGTTTATACTACATTATATAGGTTTACACTATATATTTTccaatgcaagtatgcaaccatCCATCTACATATCTACATATCTGTCTGTCGATTTATTCAATATATGTATCTGTATGTCTATCTATCTTCTACTCCTATCTTTTTATTCTATAACAATTAATAGATGTCATTAAATGTCCTTTTCTACTCCTATCTATTTATTCTATAACAATTAATAGATGTCATTAAATGATCTTAAAACACTAGTAGGATGCCATCTCTAATGAattaaaaaatcagaaaaaaatctTAGAAAATAAAAGCAAAACATATAACATTTGATTCTCGCTTGAATTGACGGACCCAAAATGATatgttatattaaaaaaatcttgcaATATTTTAGTGGAGAATCCTAATATCTATGAATAAAATGAAATTAACTGGTTTGCATCTTCACGTAGATTGCGTTGTCATGCaggtcattttttttagaacatggTAAATTCATTCCCTCCTCACAATTGACTAGCAACGGACACCAGGAAATGTGGCAGTTCGTGTGAAAACATGGAGTGTACAACCAATGGGGTGTGGCAAAACAGGATGCACTTAATCAAAGTAGAGAGAGGAGTAATAAGAGATAAATATAAGCTAGATGTCTCCAAAGATAGCATGATCTTCATGAGCAAATGAATAATTTAAGAGTAACAGTATTTACTACTTTGTTTTACATGAAACGGAAACGCCTGTACTGGCTTTTCACTCAGCTGTACTACTACTATCTACAAAGTACGCGTACGATCCATCTATATAGTATACATCAACACATGTTCTCTGCTCAGCCTGTGCCTCTACACCCCCAATCTTTCTCTCCCAAGAACAATTCTTGTGTGTTGCCATAGCATTGGTGACCACAAGTACACAAGAACTGTTGAACATttgggagagaaagagagggtgTACTTACCCGATAGCTAGACATGGAAGCTAGTATTGTGAGTACCTACTTGCCTCTCCTTGCCATGGTGCTGGTGCAACTGGGGCTTGCTGGTTTGAATGTGATGTCCAAGCTGACCATGGCCTCGGGCATGAGCCCCTATGTTCTCCTCGCCTACCGGAATTTCATCGCAGCCGCCTTCCTCGCTCCCATAGCATTCCTAGTTGAAAGGTACATTCCAATTATATAGTTTCATGGCAATtgaagttttcaatttttttattttttagattacAAGAGGCAGACGCAAACACACACACCACTACACACAcaacaccacactcacaccGCCACGAGTGCGTCCCCTAACATATGCTCTAAGATATAGAAACCAACAGTATATCCTTGATCTTACTAGATTCCTGTTGAAAGTACACCTGCATGTGTGTAATATTCGTGGACATCAGGATTAAGCCCTGGTGGGTGGAGTTATGCACCAACGACTCCACCACCACATCACTGGTGCTTCCCCaagttttcaattttcattCGCTTGAACtttttactccatccgtcttataattaatacaagggattttggagggatgtgacacatcctagtatcctagcactatgaatctggacagaccccatgtccagattcataatattaggatgtgtcgtcacatcccttcaaaatcatttatattatgggacgaggGAGTATTACTCTTGATATATTGGTGTAATTGATACAATATATATGTTCTTCCCTACTATCATAGGATAGTGGAGATGTCGACTCAAAGACTTGCCACTCCATAAGGAGTGGGACGCAAATAAGACACTGATATGAGGGCTAGGATCCCTATGTATATCGTTAGGGCAATTTTTGAGTGGCAAACTATGATTcattttgctagtttatttccttttgttttggtattcaatactccctctgtcctattaTAAGAGATTTTGTGTGGATGTGATATAATGAATCAGGATAGACggtctgtccagatttattgtagtaagatgtgtcacatgcatccATCCAAAATCGCTTGTATCATGGGACGGGGGAGTATATTTTTGTCTCTTTTACTTCCAGTCTTCCTCCGACATATACTAgcttttataaatttatattttgcaATTTATTTAAGTAATATGATCTAGCTTATAATATTCATGTAtccaaatatgttattt
Proteins encoded in this window:
- the LOC127763386 gene encoding probable beta-D-xylosidase 2, coding for MASSSSPRRLGFLAALVFAVSVSASVSSVSGGSGPITTNGGNYTRVCDPARFSAAGLDMAGFPYCDASLPYADRVRDLVGRMTLEEKVANLGDRAGGAPRVGLPGYLWWGEALHGVSDVGPGGTWFGDAVPGATSFPLVINSAASFNETLWRAIGGVVSTEIRAMYNLGHAELTYWSPNINVVRDPRWGRASETPGEDPFVVGRYAVNFVRGMQDIDGATTAAAATDAFSRPIKVSSCCKHYAAYDVDAWNGTDRLTFDARVQERDMVETFERPFEMCIRDGDASCVMCSYNRINGVPACADARLLTETVRRDWQLHGYIVSDCDSVRVMVRDAKWLGYTGVEATAAAMKAGLDLDCGMFWEGVHDFFTTYGVDAVRQGKLKESAVDNALTNLYLTLMRLGFFDGIPELESLGAADVCTEEHKELAADAARQGMVLLKNDAALLPLSPEKVNSVALFGQLQHINATDVMLGDYRGKPCRVVTPYDGVRKVVSSTSVHACDKGSCDTAAAAAKTVDATIVVAGLNMSVERESNDREDLLLPWSQASWINAVAEASPSPIVLVIMSAGGVDVSFAQDNPKIGAVVWAGYPGEEGGTAIADVLFGKYNPGGRLPLTWYKNEYVSKIPMTSMALRPDAEHGYPGRTYKFYGGADVLYPFGHGLSYTNFTYASATAAAPVTVKVGAWEYCKQLTYKAGVSSPPACPAVNVASHACQEEVSFAVTVANTGGRDGTHVVPVYTAPPAEVDGAPRKQLVAFRRVRVAAGAAVEVAFALNVCKSFAIVEETAYTVVPSGVSRVLVGDDALSLSFPVQIDLQAAA